In Centropristis striata isolate RG_2023a ecotype Rhode Island chromosome 1, C.striata_1.0, whole genome shotgun sequence, one DNA window encodes the following:
- the aimp1a gene encoding aminoacyl tRNA synthase complex-interacting multifunctional protein 1a yields the protein MFLARSLFKMSSHNPLLRLEQRAAEADQIIEYLKQQVLLLKEKASVQASVREEKKLMVENAKLKNDIEELKKQLLEKEKKRGVPSVAMPLGDNSVECISKPSAPSGPAPSASPAAAVQSPPPKDESKKKKPEKKGGEKAEKKPAAPSQEDAKVDVSRLDLRVGRIITAEKHPDADSLYVEQVDVGEASPRTVVSGLVKHIPLDQMQNRMAVLLCNLKPAKMRGVVSQAMVMCASSPDKVEILDPPSGSVPGDRLTFQGFPGEPDKELNPKKKVWEQIQPDLRTDGQFVATYKGSAFEVAGKGVCKAQTMSNSGIK from the exons AT gtTTTTAGCTCGCTCCTTGTTTAAGATGTCGAGTCACAATCCTTTGTTGAGGCTGGAGCAGCGGGCGGCCGAGGCAGACCAGATCATCGAGTACTTGAAACAGCAAGTCCTGCTGCTAAAGGAGAAAGCCA GCGTCCAAGCCAGtgtcagagaagagaagaaactgATGGTGGAGAACGCCAAACTGAAGAATGACATCGAGGAGCTAAAAAAACAGCTGCtggaaaaagagaagaagaggggaG TGCCGTCAGTGGCCATGCCATTGGGGGACAACAGTGTGGAGTGCATTTCGAAGCCCTCCGCTCCCTCTGGACCAGCACCCTCTGCCTCCCCTGCTGCTGCAGTCCAGAGCCCCCCTCCCAAAGACGAGAGTAAAAAGAAGAAGCCAGAGAAGAAAG GAGGGGAGAAGGCAGAGAAGAAGCCGGCCGCCCCCAGCCAAGAAGATGCCAAGGTGGACGTGTCTCGTCTGGACCTGCGTGTCGGACGTATAATCACGGCAGAGAAGCACCCAGATGCTGACAGTCTGTACGTAGAGCAGGTCGATGTGGGAGAAGCTTCTCCAAGGACAGTGGTCAGCGGGCTGGTCAAGCACATACCTCTGGACCAG ATGCAAAACCGCATGGCAGTCCTGCTGTGTAACCTGAAGCCAGCCAAGATGAGAGGAGTGGTGTCCCAGGCTATGGTCATGTGTGCCAGCTCGCCAGACAAGGTCGAAATCCTCGACCCTCCGAGTGGATCGGTACCAGGGGACAGACTTACCTTCCAGGGCTTTCCAG GTGAACCGGACAAAGAGCTGAATCCCAAAAAGAAGGTGTGGGAGCAGATTCAGCCGGACCTACGCACAGACGGCCAGTTTGTTGCAACCTACAAGGGATCGGCCTTTGAAGTCGCAGGCAAGGGAGTGTGCAAAGCTCAAACCATGAGCAACAGtggaatcaaataa